A stretch of Schistocerca nitens isolate TAMUIC-IGC-003100 chromosome 6, iqSchNite1.1, whole genome shotgun sequence DNA encodes these proteins:
- the LOC126263326 gene encoding uncharacterized protein LOC126263326, which translates to MLTDRFLQALQRFVGRRGVPSTIYTDNATTFHATHVELKEVWQVLTARKTHKYLAQQAITWKFIAPHAPWWGGFWERMVGSVKRCLRKVLGQSQLDEEGLNTILVSIEAALNSRPITQGREESEPLTPAHFLVGDRLTTLPTDPESPVRKDLSKEFQRLQKMVEHFWNRWKKEYLILLKNFHETHQPRPGSGRLQLGDVFLLQEDVGPRHVWRKARIEDLHEGRDGKIRTVTLRTS; encoded by the coding sequence ATGTTAACTGACAGATTTCTTCAAGCCCTACAAAGGTTTGTCGGAAGACGAGGAGTGCCCAGCACAATTTACACTGATAATGCTACTACCTTCCATGCCACGCACGTAGAGCTGAAGGAGGTCTGGCAGGTTCTCACGGCAAGGAAGACGCACAAGTACCTCGCCCAACAAgccatcacttggaaattcatcgcCCCACACGCGCCTTGGTGGGGAGGATTCTGGGAACGGATGGTGGGATCTGTCAAACGCTGCCTGAGAAAAGTTTTAGGACAGTCACAGTTGGACGAAGAAGGTCTCAACACAATCCTGGTCAGCATAGAAGCAGCACTAAACTCTAGACCAATTACGCAAGGGAGAGAGGAATCTGAGCCACTGACGCCCGCACATTTCCTTGTAGGTGATCGACTCACAACACTACCTACTGATCCAGAGTCACCAGTTAGAAAGGACTTGTCGAAGGAATTTCAACGGCTGcagaagatggtagaacacttcTGGAACAGGTGGAAGAAAGAATATCTGATCCTGCTCAAAAACTTCCATGAAACTCATCAACCAAGGCCAGGTTCAGGAAGACTCCAGCTGGGTGATGTCTTTCTTCTACAAGAGGATGTTGGTCCACGACACGTGTGGAGGAAGGCGCGGATAGAAGATCTTCATGAAGGAAGAGATGGGaaaatacgaactgtaaccttacGAACTTCATAA